AAATGCGGATTTAGCTGATTCTCTAAGTTTTTTATTTGACTCTCGCGAAGTGCTAACGTCATGTCTTGCCTCTCACGGATCGCAGCCTGCAAATGGCGCTGCTTGGTGATCAACAAATATAAAATACTCCAAATAAGATATGACAAAAACATGAAAGGCGCATTAGACCATGCCGGTTGGAGATTGCCGACTGATGCCAGTCGCTCACTGAATAAGCTTAACCCAAGTAATGATTGATTAAGTAACAAATCGGCACCCAGTGCAATTGCCAAGCTCGCTAAAGGCACCACAATAATGTGCGGATAACGGTTCACTCGCAGTGCCGTATCTTTTTTATAAATGAGTCTTAAAAATAGTGAGCCGAATATTGCAAAGGTAGTTGCTAGTGATGCAAATACTATATTTTCTTCCGCTAACAGCGGTACATTACCGATTAACGCAAATTGAAATAAAAAAAATGGGATCCACCCCAGTAACTGTAACAACCAGAACTTGATATCGGCACAAAACAGCGTGCGACTAAATGACGGTAATTGGCTTAAAAAGTTATTCAATGTAAATACTTGCTTTGTAATTAATAATCGCTATTCTGGTTCATTCTAAGGTGAAGACCTAAGCAGGTAAAGCAATTAATGCTGTTAGCCCTCCGTGAAGTGTAATTAAGCAATAGGCAGTAAAATGATAGAAAACAAACTATTTATTATTCCTCATCCTAAGCCAAATCCAGCCCTGCGATTGTTTTGTTTTCCATATGCTGGCGGCAATGCGTCCACCTATCTTAACTGGTCACACCAATTACCGGATGAAATAGAGCTCATTGCAGTACAGCCCCCAGGCCGGGCAACAAGAATCATTGAACAAGCGCACAACACCATGGACCATTTAGTTAGCGAAATTTTATTACATGCTAACGAAATAACAGCCACTCCCTATGCGTTTTTTGGCCATAGTTTAGGTAGCCGAGTTGCCTACGAGCTAGCCTCTCGACTAGAGCAAATGAACTTACCCACACCACACTTTATCATTGCTTCAGGCAGTAAAGCACCGCACTTACCCTTTACCGAGACATATAGCTATAACCTGCCTGACCTGCAATTTAAAGAAAAGCTAAAAAGCTTAAATGGTACGCCTAAAGAAGTATTAGAAAATGATGAGTTGATGAATTTTGTTTTACCATTGCTGCGTGCAGACTTCGCCATCGCAGAGTGCTATCAGGCTACTCCGAAAAAGCTCTCTTGCCCCATTCACGTAATAAGCGGCACTGAAGATGTGAAAATAACCAAAGATCAACTCACCGCTTGGCAGACGTTAACCCACAATGAGGTAAATATAAACTATCTGAGTGGAGACCATTTCTTTGTTGAAAAAAATAAAACGGCTGTCATTAGCCACCTCAATCAAATATTAATGAATATGACTAATGAAATAGCATAGCAATATGACAGCAGGATGAAAAAGATCTCACGCGTGAGATCTTTTAATTACTCGTCATTATTTTTATTTAAATATTCAACCACACTAGTTAAAGCCTTATTTACCGCGTTTTTGTCTTGCCAATCTAACGCGTCCCACTCAACTCCAGTATCTAACTCCATCACATTGCTACTAAGCAGTGTTTTTAGGCTGTTAGCAGAACTCACTGGTTTAAAGCGGTATCCTGACACACTACTCGGCTTCGGTTTATCCGCTGCTTCGCCATTAAGTAACTTGGCAAGACGTCCGTTAATTTGCTTCTTATCAGCCACGTTAAGCAGTGTTTTATCTGTTTCGGCTTTAAACTCCGACTCAACAGCAAGTACCATTTTCTTCATCTTCACAAATGGTAATACATTCCCGTTTTCGTAAGCTTCAATAACCACTGGATAACGCGTTAGCACGTTATAGTTATCGTAAGCTCCCATAGAAATACCCAATGTACTTGCTGTTTCTTTTACGGTTAATCCTTTTCCGCCCATGCGCTTACGCGTTGTACTCCATAATTCAATTTCTAGAATGGCATCTTGAAATGCACGTAATTTACCGTATTGAGGTAAATCCTCTCGGCTTGCGTTCTCTTGAAACTGTTTGGTTTTTTGTAGCAGCGGCTTGTCGTCATACACTTTAAAGTGCGCGGCACCATCAGCACCGTGTGCATAGATCATGGCAAAGAAACGACGATGCCCCGTTAAGATTTGATAGTTGCCATCTGCAATCGGAAATAAAGTCGGCACTTGAATAATTTCAGAAACAGCAACGTTATCTGCTAGCTCAATAATCGACTCTATCGACTCATTCGCTTTTTTCCAATCTAATGAGCCATACTCGCAACAGTTCACGGCGCAACCCTTACCAATTAAGACCTTATTATTAGCATCATAAATTTCAATGAGTTGTTTCTTCGTCAATTGCCTTGTAGCGACTTGATAAGCATGGCGATCAGACATAATGATTGCAGGCAAAAAGCGAGGGTTGGTTTTATCCGGAAAAACGCGATTTAGGAAAATGGATTTATAATCATACGGCTGATCAATAAAAAGCGTATCAGAGCCTTCATTTCTTAGTGCTGATGCCATTTCTTGTTCAAGCGAAACCATATTTTAATAAACCCCAAGCCAGTTAGTAACAAATGAATCTTTAAAGGGGGCATATTGTACCACTTTAAGGGTTAACTAGGTTAGTTTAAAAAACGAATAAATATAATAGGTTAGCAATTACTTACCAGCAACTTCTTAGTGTTCCTTATCTCTCTCCAAGCATTTTTATCACATTTATAATGTGATAAAAACAACAGCACAAAATAGGTTGCGTTGACGTTAATCAGATGATAATTTGAACAGAATAATAATCTGTAACAAGATTTTGCAGGGAAGTTGTAGTAATGAGTAGTATTGATGTAGAAGCGCTAATTAGCGTTGCTTTTAAAAAAGGTTATGAGCTTGGCAAGCGTGATGGCAATGAAGGTCTACATATTTGCCCATCTATTGTATTGAAACAGTTCATCAAGTCTGAAGCGTTAATCACCGAAGTAAAAGGTAGTCTTGAAATTATGCCTTCTAGCCCACCCAATTAACCACGCTTGTCTGGCTGGTGATATCTCCTTACTAATAAAAGGAGCTCACCTAGGCTTGTCTTCGTGTTCGCATTTCGTGTTCAAATAAAGTAAAGCGGTAAGACTACAGCTTTACTTTATTCGCCATAACAATATCTGACTCTTTATCATTACTGTATTTTTGATAAAGAATGAATTTTTCATCTTGCGATACCGTTATTCCGCGCTCACTGTCTCCCACTATTTCAATGATTTCCTCGCTCGTTTGGCTGTTAAAGGCATGTTTAAATACTTTAAATCCCACTTCTGAACGCAGTTTGTAATAAATAGCATCTTTTCCCACCTTGAAGCTACCTGGGATCAAAATGTTGATATCTGCAATAATTTCTTCTTCCACTCCATTATTTAAATCTAAACGCCATAAGCCATGATTTCTAAACTTAGTGAAATATAAATAACGACCAAAGTGACCCTCCATGCCTTCATATCCGCCAGATTTGGTTACCTGAATAAGCTCGTTATTAGTTAGGCGATATATTTGCCAATCTTGATAATGATCTGATGCAAAATAAAACGACTTACCGTCGCCAGATACCGCTGTTAGCATCATTTTGTCGTAAGGTAACTCCACCTTATAGTGCGCACCATTGTGTGCATTAATATGGAAAAGGTAGTTATCGTCCACAAAAAAGAGCTTTGCATCATCAGGTGACCAGACCAATACTTTAGGGCTGATTTTTTTATCTAACTTGGTAGACGCAATGAGATTTCCTTGTAAATCTGCAATATAAACCTGCTTTGAGCCTGTCCGATTAGAAATAAACGCCACTAGATTCGTTCTATTAGCGAATGCAGGTGAGAAGTCATCTCTGGATGTATTCAAAATGTTAGGTGTTGGCACGATTGCAGCGTCCGCAATAGATATCGACTCTATATCTTTTCCCTGAAACGCTTCTGTTACAAACAGCATTTTCTCATCATCAGCAGTTAAAATTGGGTGATACACAGGAAAACCTGCACGATAAACAATATGCTTCTCTTGATTGATTAGATCATAATAAGCAAATTCATACTTATTTTCCGAGAAGATGGGGTTGCCTTTTGAGTCAATCGTAAACGATTTAACCAACTTATCTTCCGTTAATAACTGGTCAATGTGGTTATTTTGCACATCTAAACTAAGAAATTCAGTTTCTTTATGCCAATACTTATTTCTTAAAAAAAACAACGCGTTTAACCCAGCTGAAAAGCGCAAATGGTAGTCGCCAAAGCCATTTATTTGCGGGTTGGTTAGCTGAACTTTTTTACCTGTATTCAAGTTTAATTGATAAATAGCACGAGGCTCGGTGCGCGATGCACTTTCATTAAAATACACTAACTCTCTATTTTTATCCCACGCAAAGCTGATATCTTTACTATGAGGGCTACAGCTCAGTACTTTTTTCTCTTCAATTACCTGCATTGGTGTATTAAAGCTGCCAGCCGTATAAATGTTACACCCATCACTGTTGCTACGATGGAAGATGATGCTATCACCATTCGGCGACCAAGCTGGCCGCGTATATTCACCCACATCTTCAAACACGTGCAGAATCTGCACAGAGTCGGTGTAGGTAATATTTAAATTCCACTTGCCCGACTCTTTTTGAAAGTGCAAATAACTAAGAAAACGTCCATCCCTTGACATGGCAGGCTCTTTTTCTGCCCCAATTAAACTGGTTACAGGTTCTAAGCCAATATAATTAGACTTAATTGCCGTATGGTTAGTTGTAAAAAGATAATCTTTAAATGAAAAATAAGAGGTAAACATAGTAGGAATTAAGATCAATATACCCAACCAGTTTTTCAGTTGGAATAAGCGCGACTCTGCCCTCGCATTATTTGCAATACGAGCCGTATGTTGTCGTGTATCCATCTCGTCATTTAGGTGACTTGCCGATTCGGGCTTACCTACCTGCTCTTGTTGAGCTGCTGACGTTTCTGTAATGACGGCTTGTATAGCATCACGATTTATCAGTGCACTTGAAACACTAGCAGAAGTGTCTTGCACTATATCTATATCTGTAGGCTTTAATTGTGTAGGGTGCTCAACAAACGCTACGTTAAGCGACTCATTTAATCGATAGCCACGCTTTGAGATTGTCTCAATGTAATTTGAGAATTCAGTATCGTGTTTAAAAATCTTCCTAAGTTTTGCAATACATGACGTGATAGCGTGATCACTAACGATGACACCCTTCCACACTTCATTAACTAACGTATCTCTCGATAATACCTTTCCTTGGTGTTCCATTAGGTACACTAATAAGTCCATGACCTTAGGTTCAACATCAAATGCTTCATCACCAAGAGTCAGCTTTAACTCTTCGACCAATACAATCCACTTTCCGATTGTAGCATGCATATAAGATTAGCCTTCTTATGACTGTTATTTTTCTATTTTTCTGAGTCATTTCACGACACTAAATTTAAACAGAGGATTGCTTAAAAGGCCGTGAATACGGGGCGAATACTGCTTCGTGATAATTTCGCGATAATTCAATTACGGTATAAAAACAATTTAAAGTTAAAAACGAGAGCATTGCAAGAGTTTAAGTTTTTTTTTCAAGCCTATTCTTAAATCCAACAAACCAGCCAACACAAAAATGGTTCTACCTACTTGGCTTAAAACATAATTACAAATGAATAGGTAATGAAAAATGAATATCTCAAAACTAACTTTGAAGCTAATAACAACTTCTCTTACATGTGCTGCACTTTTTTCAACAAATGCATATTCATATAGCCACACATCAAACGCTAATGTTAATACATTACAAACAAATGAAAAAGTGTCTTTCACTACAACGCACTCAAATATGCATGCAAATATTAGTTTAGGCACTATTTTGTTCTGCGAAAGCCTAGAAAAATGTCTTGAAGAACTAAAACCAGAGTCTTCAAACGAGCCTAAGCGTAAGCCGTCTTCAAAAAAACCAAAAGCAAATGCTTAATTTTATTCAGGTTATCGCAGGGAGCCGTTGCTAATGCATTTTCCAACACAAACTCAAACACAGCCAGATTCAAGTCACTTTATTCAACAATGTGGCTTTATAGAAATGGAAAATATGCTCAACGTAAAGGTGTTCTATTGCCACTATAACACTCAATACTTTAATCCAGATTTATTTAGCGAATTTGGTGTAGACCGCCCAGAAAGCGTTCAAGGTGCCGTGGAAAAACGTCAAGCTGAATTCTTAATTGGTCGTTACTGTGCGCAACAAGTGTTGAAACATTTTAAAATTAACGCCTTAAGCATTCCCGTAGGCACACAACGCCAACCTATTTGGCCACAAGGTGTGGTAGCGTCTATTTCTCATACCGACTCCATCGGAATGTGCGCACTAGGCATAGACAACGACACCGACTTTTTAGGTGTAGATGTTGAGCGTTGGCTAGATTTGCACACCGCAGCTGAAATAAAGCAAAGCATTATCAATATTGATGAAGAGCATTTGTTGCAATCAT
This is a stretch of genomic DNA from Flocculibacter collagenilyticus. It encodes these proteins:
- a CDS encoding sensor histidine kinase, which produces MNNFLSQLPSFSRTLFCADIKFWLLQLLGWIPFFLFQFALIGNVPLLAEENIVFASLATTFAIFGSLFLRLIYKKDTALRVNRYPHIIVVPLASLAIALGADLLLNQSLLGLSLFSERLASVGNLQPAWSNAPFMFLSYLIWSILYLLITKQRHLQAAIRERQDMTLALRESQIKNLENQLNPHFMFNTINNIRALILVDGERARDSLSKFADIMRAQINYEGNASITLKDELQFVRDYMDLMLLQFGKRLEYHEQIDDELLTQTVPRLSLHLLVENAIKHGVIPTNEAGKLAVYVGYAKNGWYIATRNKGTLNIDKSSSGIGLTNLQQRLQYQFGEGCQFKIYQQGDEVVSRIDFYHNNLAQAV
- a CDS encoding winged helix-turn-helix domain-containing protein produces the protein MHATIGKWIVLVEELKLTLGDEAFDVEPKVMDLLVYLMEHQGKVLSRDTLVNEVWKGVIVSDHAITSCIAKLRKIFKHDTEFSNYIETISKRGYRLNESLNVAFVEHPTQLKPTDIDIVQDTSASVSSALINRDAIQAVITETSAAQQEQVGKPESASHLNDEMDTRQHTARIANNARAESRLFQLKNWLGILILIPTMFTSYFSFKDYLFTTNHTAIKSNYIGLEPVTSLIGAEKEPAMSRDGRFLSYLHFQKESGKWNLNITYTDSVQILHVFEDVGEYTRPAWSPNGDSIIFHRSNSDGCNIYTAGSFNTPMQVIEEKKVLSCSPHSKDISFAWDKNRELVYFNESASRTEPRAIYQLNLNTGKKVQLTNPQINGFGDYHLRFSAGLNALFFLRNKYWHKETEFLSLDVQNNHIDQLLTEDKLVKSFTIDSKGNPIFSENKYEFAYYDLINQEKHIVYRAGFPVYHPILTADDEKMLFVTEAFQGKDIESISIADAAIVPTPNILNTSRDDFSPAFANRTNLVAFISNRTGSKQVYIADLQGNLIASTKLDKKISPKVLVWSPDDAKLFFVDDNYLFHINAHNGAHYKVELPYDKMMLTAVSGDGKSFYFASDHYQDWQIYRLTNNELIQVTKSGGYEGMEGHFGRYLYFTKFRNHGLWRLDLNNGVEEEIIADINILIPGSFKVGKDAIYYKLRSEVGFKVFKHAFNSQTSEEIIEIVGDSERGITVSQDEKFILYQKYSNDKESDIVMANKVKL
- a CDS encoding 4'-phosphopantetheinyl transferase family protein; this translates as MHFPTQTQTQPDSSHFIQQCGFIEMENMLNVKVFYCHYNTQYFNPDLFSEFGVDRPESVQGAVEKRQAEFLIGRYCAQQVLKHFKINALSIPVGTQRQPIWPQGVVASISHTDSIGMCALGIDNDTDFLGVDVERWLDLHTAAEIKQSIINIDEEHLLQSYSINDQYFSFEQLLTITFSAKETLFKALHKYVGQFFGFEAAEVVEFCANSKTISFVLTEHLSDELQQGMRFDCHFQVESDHIITLLSGQLAQQH
- a CDS encoding ParB/RepB/Spo0J family partition protein, coding for MVSLEQEMASALRNEGSDTLFIDQPYDYKSIFLNRVFPDKTNPRFLPAIIMSDRHAYQVATRQLTKKQLIEIYDANNKVLIGKGCAVNCCEYGSLDWKKANESIESIIELADNVAVSEIIQVPTLFPIADGNYQILTGHRRFFAMIYAHGADGAAHFKVYDDKPLLQKTKQFQENASREDLPQYGKLRAFQDAILEIELWSTTRKRMGGKGLTVKETASTLGISMGAYDNYNVLTRYPVVIEAYENGNVLPFVKMKKMVLAVESEFKAETDKTLLNVADKKQINGRLAKLLNGEAADKPKPSSVSGYRFKPVSSANSLKTLLSSNVMELDTGVEWDALDWQDKNAVNKALTSVVEYLNKNNDE
- a CDS encoding thioesterase II family protein, which produces MIENKLFIIPHPKPNPALRLFCFPYAGGNASTYLNWSHQLPDEIELIAVQPPGRATRIIEQAHNTMDHLVSEILLHANEITATPYAFFGHSLGSRVAYELASRLEQMNLPTPHFIIASGSKAPHLPFTETYSYNLPDLQFKEKLKSLNGTPKEVLENDELMNFVLPLLRADFAIAECYQATPKKLSCPIHVISGTEDVKITKDQLTAWQTLTHNEVNINYLSGDHFFVEKNKTAVISHLNQILMNMTNEIA